Part of the Ornithodoros turicata isolate Travis chromosome 6, ASM3712646v1, whole genome shotgun sequence genome, ATGTTAATACTGCACTTTGTTATGGTTCTGTTGCATTCAAGGGCCCGAAGCAAACTTGGGAAACCATGCTGCTGTGTCCAGAAGCGTACATCAAGGCTTTTGATACTTGTGTTTGTGTACAGCACTTTGGCTATAGACTCAGCAATTGGGACTGTTAATTGCCCCTTTAAACAAAGCTTCTTAACCGATGCATTAGCACAAAGTGATGAGAGTACTTCAAGCATCTTCCCCTCTGAAACCCTTGTGCAGTCGAGCTCGAGATCTTCAATTTGACTTCCAGCAGCGAGAACTTTTGCAAGCTGATTGATGTCAACATCCTGCCAGTCCAGCCTTACCCTTCCATAAGCTCTGGCACTGATAAGTGCTCTGCTTAATGTGCTAGTGTCATGTTCTTCCAAAGAATTGGAAGTTACATCGAGAAACTGAAGAGATTCATTCGTTGCCAGGGCTTCGATGAGACGTCCTAAGCCACGATGTTCAATACAGTTCTCGTCCAGGAAGAGCTTTCGGAGAGTTTTGTTGCCAAGAAGTCCAGTAGCTAGAAACGAAGCTCCGTAGTCTCCAATCTGGTTAGAAGAGAGGTGCAGTTCTTCTAAAGTTGAATTCTGTTGGAGCATTCTGGACAGCTTTGAGCAATTCTCGTCACTGACTCCACTCTGTACAAATTTGGCACAGCGTACAGATCTGTTCTCTATGAGAGCATCTGCTATTGCTTCCACACAAGAGCTACAGCTGTCGAAGCTGATCTCTTTAACGCTGGTGTTAACCTTGAGAGCACTGCCGAGACTTTCTATACCATTATCTTCAGAGCTAATGCAGAAGTGGAGTGCAACCGTTTCGAGCAACTGACTTTTTGCAACGAGTTGACCGAGATACTTCATTGCCTTCTTTCCAATGCGGTTGCCGTCAAACACAAGCTCTGTCAACGTCATGCACCCTCTTAGACCTCTAAATATTCTTTCCGAGTCACAGTATGTGAGGGAATTACTAGTAAAgtttacttttttaatttttctattgTCCTCAAGCATCTCGGCGACAAGAACAGTTCCTTCGTGCTTGATCTCAACGTTGCAGAGGACAAGGCTTTCGACATTCTTCAGCAGGCTGACTCCCTCGGAGACAAAATGTTCTTTATGTCGCGAGTAGCCACTCCAGGAATAATCAAAGTGGCACAGATTAGCATTAGATGCAAGAGCATTTTTGAACGCACTGCTTGACTGTCGAACTACAAAGGCGCCTGGTTTAAAAAAATCGACACAGCTGTGTTTCTTGACTAGCCAATAAGTCACAAATGCAGCACTGAGTAGAGGTCCATTGTCATGGCACATAGCGGTATTATTATTCACCTCGCAAAGACTCAACTTTCCAGGTTTGTACTCTTGAAGTTCCATATTTGCAAAGTAAAGAATCTTGTTCCATGGTGTGAGGTTATATAAGATCCAGCAGTCAGTGCCTGTACTCGATGTGCATTGCTC contains:
- the LOC135396372 gene encoding uncharacterized protein LOC135396372, coding for MSGMCLQDSVVDTLSGPSALPLQPLGHLEEQIENVKKALRLQGINFEEQCTSSTGTDCWILYNLTPWNKILYFANMELQEYKPGKLSLCEVNNNTAMCHDNGPLLSAAFVTYWLVKKHSCVDFFKPGAFVVRQSSSAFKNALASNANLCHFDYSWSGYSRHKEHFVSEGVSLLKNVESLVLCNVEIKHEGTVLVAEMLEDNRKIKKVNFTSNSLTYCDSERIFRGLRGCMTLTELVFDGNRIGKKAMKYLGQLVAKSQLLETVALHFCISSEDNGIESLGSALKVNTSVKEISFDSCSSCVEAIADALIENRSVRCAKFVQSGVSDENCSKLSRMLQQNSTLEELHLSSNQIGDYGASFLATGLLGNKTLRKLFLDENCIEHRGLGRLIEALATNESLQFLDVTSNSLEEHDTSTLSRALISARAYGRVRLDWQDVDINQLAKVLAAGSQIEDLELDCTRVSEGKMLEVLSSLCANASVKKLCLKGQLTVPIAESIAKVLYTNTSIKSLDVRFWTQQHGFPSLLRALECNRTITKCSINIQEYTTKIRLAMGSVLRRNTAITNLVIFALHERDFRAISKALRSNYTISKLDFVCSAKPNKDVSDIRRLLQRNQSLLSAAARFVISPSVHKERALAFEKLAHSDSLAEHLVNITSKSAEEIRKILRCAKEYVTSNYFRIVGVVKAKVECYDIVGDRGQIDQLNEVCLRRLLFYLRIDDVIDL